One Streptomyces fagopyri DNA window includes the following coding sequences:
- a CDS encoding DEAD/DEAH box helicase — translation MTTTAATASSSHHLSPAFPGRAPWGTAGKLRAWQQGAMERYIQEQPRDFLAVATPGAGKTTFALTLASWLLHHHVVQQVTVVAPTEHLKKQWAEAAARIGIKLDPEYSAGPLSKEYQGVAVTYAGVGVRPMLHRNRSEQRKTLVILDEIHHAGDSKSWGEACLEAFEPATRRLALTGTPFRSDTNPIPFVTYEEGNDGIRRSSADYTYGYGSALGDGVVRPVIFLSYSGNMRWRTKAGDEIAARLGEPMTKDAISQAWRTALDPRGEWMPSVLRAADQRLTEVRKGIPDAGALVIASDQESARAYAKLIRDITGTKATLVLSDDTGASNRIDDFAASEDRWMVAVRMVSEGVDVPRLAVGVYATTISTPLFFAQAVGRFVRSRRRGETASVFLPTVPDLLGFANEMEVERDHVLDKPKKEGEEDPYAESEKEMDEANKEQDEDTGEQEQFSFEALESEAVFDRVLYDGAEFGMQAHPGSAEEQDYLGIPGLLEPDQVQMLLQKRQARQIAHSRKKPAEEADLLELPAERRPVVSHKEMLELRKQLNTMVGAYVHQSGKPHGVIHTELRRVCGGPPSAEATAGQLRQRIAKVQEWATRMR, via the coding sequence GTGACTACCACCGCCGCCACCGCTTCCTCCTCGCACCACCTCTCACCCGCCTTTCCCGGGCGCGCCCCCTGGGGCACCGCGGGCAAGCTGCGCGCCTGGCAGCAGGGGGCGATGGAGAGGTACATCCAGGAGCAGCCGCGCGATTTCCTGGCCGTCGCCACCCCCGGCGCCGGCAAGACGACGTTCGCGCTGACCCTCGCGTCCTGGCTGCTGCACCACCATGTGGTCCAGCAGGTGACCGTGGTCGCGCCGACCGAGCACCTGAAGAAGCAGTGGGCGGAGGCGGCGGCCCGGATAGGGATCAAGCTGGACCCCGAGTACAGCGCGGGCCCGCTCAGCAAGGAGTACCAGGGCGTCGCCGTGACGTACGCCGGTGTCGGGGTGCGGCCGATGCTGCACCGCAACCGCTCCGAGCAGCGCAAGACCCTCGTCATCCTCGACGAGATCCACCACGCCGGTGACTCCAAGTCCTGGGGCGAGGCCTGTCTCGAAGCGTTCGAGCCGGCCACCCGGCGGCTCGCGCTCACCGGAACGCCCTTCCGGTCGGACACCAACCCGATCCCCTTCGTCACCTACGAGGAGGGGAACGACGGGATCCGGCGGTCCTCCGCCGACTACACCTACGGGTACGGGTCCGCCCTCGGGGACGGGGTCGTGCGGCCCGTCATCTTCCTCTCCTACAGCGGCAACATGCGGTGGCGCACGAAGGCGGGCGACGAGATCGCGGCGCGGCTCGGGGAGCCGATGACCAAGGACGCCATCAGCCAGGCCTGGCGCACCGCGCTCGATCCGCGCGGCGAGTGGATGCCCAGTGTGCTGCGCGCCGCCGACCAGCGGCTGACCGAGGTGCGCAAGGGCATCCCGGACGCGGGTGCCCTGGTCATCGCCTCCGACCAGGAATCCGCCCGTGCCTACGCCAAGCTGATCCGCGACATCACCGGTACGAAGGCGACCCTCGTCCTGTCCGACGACACCGGCGCCTCGAACCGCATCGACGACTTCGCCGCGAGCGAGGACCGGTGGATGGTCGCCGTCCGTATGGTGTCCGAGGGCGTCGACGTGCCGCGCCTCGCGGTCGGCGTGTACGCGACCACGATCTCGACGCCGCTCTTCTTCGCCCAGGCCGTCGGCCGTTTCGTCCGTTCCCGACGGCGCGGCGAGACCGCCTCCGTCTTCCTCCCGACCGTCCCCGACCTCCTCGGCTTCGCGAACGAGATGGAGGTCGAGCGCGACCACGTCCTCGACAAGCCCAAGAAGGAGGGTGAGGAGGACCCGTACGCCGAGTCCGAGAAGGAGATGGACGAGGCGAACAAGGAGCAGGACGAGGACACCGGCGAGCAGGAGCAGTTCTCCTTCGAGGCGCTGGAGTCCGAGGCCGTCTTCGACCGGGTGCTCTACGACGGCGCCGAGTTCGGGATGCAGGCCCACCCGGGGAGTGCGGAGGAGCAGGACTACCTCGGCATCCCCGGACTGCTGGAGCCCGACCAGGTGCAGATGCTGCTGCAGAAGCGGCAGGCCCGGCAGATCGCGCACAGCCGCAAGAAGCCGGCCGAGGAGGCCGATCTCCTCGAACTGCCCGCCGAGCGGCGCCCGGTGGTCTCGCACAAGGAGATGCTGGAACTGCGCAAGCAGCTCAACACCATGGTCGGCGCCTACGTCCACCAGAGCGGCAAGCCGCACGGGGTGATCCACACCGAACTGCGGCGGGTGTGCGGCGGACCGCCGAGCGCGGAGGCCACCGCGGGACAGCTGCGGCAGCGGATCGCCAAGGTGCAGGAGTGGGCCACCCGGATGCGGTGA